The Montipora capricornis isolate CH-2021 chromosome 3, ASM3666992v2, whole genome shotgun sequence genome includes the window GTGAAGCGTGCGTTTCTTAAAGTAGGATCAATCAAATCACGTTTTGTCTTTTTATGAAAGTGGAAAACGGCAAATTTCTCAAAGCAGAGTGGAGGAGCAACAAACAAAACCACTAAAAGTATGGCGTCGAATCCGGGAGCCGATCCTCGGCCACACTGATGTAAGGGGAGTGTTTTCAACCCTGCGCGATTCCTCATTCCCCAGAAATCAGGGTTTACTGTATGTATGAAAAAGGGGGGAAATTCCAAGTTTGTGCATGTGTAAGAAAGTGGGGAAAATTCAAAATGTCCAACTTTGTGAAGAAGTTTATTGATGTATTATTAGCAAAAGTATCTGGAATAACACGATTGGTTGCGGGTTTTATTTGCGTTTCGGGACTTCAAAACGATTTTAATCATATCGCGAGTACACTGTACGCCGAGCTCACAATAGTGAAAAGTTGATTTGCATTCTCAACGCTAATGCCGCTCCCACCAACTCATGGGATCTTTCGCCCATGTTGAAAAACATGAACAAGGTGATTAATTTTACTTACCGCATATCTTGGTGCTATTTTTGTATCGACAGAACAACTAGATCCAATCCTTTACCATGGCTTAGTTATGGAAActacacaatttaagcaattgtcgctTTTTAtcgacacctgaaaaatttaggtgactccaacgggattcgaacccatgacctctgcgatgtcggtgcgatgttctaccaactgagctttgacGTCACACAGTTGAGagctggtcaatttgttgggctcatttgtttccGTGTGAAAGACTCGAtgaattaaatgaaatgaatgtacatTTGAAGTGCGTGTTATAGACGAATGAGAGAAGGGATCCTTATGTCACCCATAAGGCAAAGAAAAGGCCTGCTGTGGGCCACTGTGAGTACCTGGTATGCCACATGCTAACGGAAAGGGACATTTTGCTACCGACAAATAATTGTGCCTAACAGTCTGTTCTTGGCCCAAAACATTTAAATCTCAGGGGCCGGAGAAAATCGCGTTATTATAGACCTTtctcataatggcggccaaataaaatattcttttgttttaatgctaataagcctttctagcctcgtttcgacgagcaaatttcaaaagaatatttgtttcaaaacgagggcagtaggtctaattaacataaatacaaaagaagtgGTCGCATTTACAAAtgtatgaaagtggtctattggtGGGAGCATAGCTAATAGAGGGGagtggttatgaaacccgacaaatttctttgttgtaggtttttgttctcttttttggccttgaccgtgcacaaaacactacagttgtttactccgtactgaggaactagccaatagaaacgtgttgtttacgtaattcatgcatagtgtaggagcgcaaaacaaaagattgtgcacggtcgtggactttccaaccgaAATCTTggtatctttgtttgctcctttgatgtttgccgagcttcaaaaccagtccactctattaactatggtgggAGTCGTAGTAAGGTGACCCATATCTTTCAGAAATAGAGACATCGTTTATTTcctcccgggggtgcgggggcgGTGGTTTTCAGAAAGGTGTGGGATTCCGGTAGTGTGATTAGTAAGTAGTTGATAGGATCCTGGGGCAAGCTTGGTTACATAGCATTCAATCTGGCGGCTACCGAATCGAGCAAAGATGCTTGTGGAACGTCTCTCAACTGGCAGCAGAAAAGGCCCGAAAGTCAGCGTCCCTCActtttcatataattataaattgaccCCCAAAATTAAGCctgtttaaaaattgtaacgtaATAAGCGATCGCTCCCCTTGGGGAATcttttaattaagcaatatccgaaCTAGTAATAGTCATTTCGAGTTTCCCCGATTTCCCTTCGAACTATTAATCGTCACTTGGGAGTTCCACGTTTTTCGCAGGGAACGAGCTGTGGCAAAAGCTAAGGTGTTTTTTGTTGCGTTTGGAAACGAACATATCTATTTTGAATTCAATTCAGGGTGTTCTTTATGGCTTAGTAAAGTTTAAGTAGCTAATTAAAGCAGAGGTTGTAATTGCAAATCTAACCATTTCCGGCGAGCAAAAACGAACTTGACAACGTGAATTTTACCTAATAAAGAGGAAATAAGGGGGCAGCAGCCGTAGCTCTAGCTCTTGTACGAAAATCCAGGTAACGAATTGAAGGAGATAACTGTGCGCTTTTTGCTATCAAGTTAAAAATAGAAGGTATTATTGTATTTCTTGTTTTCTGAGTTATTCATTTTTCTGATTTAGCACGATTTAATATGATCACTAGTACTCACGAATATGTAGCAAAAAAGCACGAGGATTGTCTCGCTTTGTTGAACTAATATAATACCCCGACTCggtttagtttttaatttttgaacTTTCTCCTAACAGTACTACGACCAATCTTGTAACCATTAGCCGGCGAATGTATAATAAACAGATGAAAGTTTTGGAAGATTTGTACGAGAACCGTTGGCGAATCTCAATGTCTATATGGACCCAGAAATTGATTGAAATTGAATTTACCACCAAAAACATAGCGGAACTGACCATCCTGCAGGCGAAtacaaaagataaaaaagaacATACAAAAATCTTTGACTTCACGCAAGGTTTATTATCTTTTAGttgtaatgtttttttgttgaacTTGTTCTTTATAAACCATTTGTTAATGTGTCAAGAAGGTATACCCAGTTCCCACATCATCGGAACCTTCTCTAAAAAGCACTTTGGCCTTGAACAGAACAACAAAGAAACATGAAAAGCTTTACACACTTGATTACAATTTATCACGCCTAGGGATGGACCATTTTATGCTGAAAGGCGTAGAATTAGACATTTTTTTGTACACCAAAGAGTGTGTTTAGCGAATTGAAACTCTCTAAGTTAGGACACCGCAAGAGAGTTCTCCCGAGAGAGAGTTTTGTATCGGTTTTTCTGCCCAATATCTTTTTCTCCTATTAAATTCGCCACCAAAATTGATCCGGCCTTTCTATCAAAATTATATGGTCTATCCTTTAGGAAAAGCAAAATCTTTTGATCTTCTGGTTTGAGAACTTCGGTCACACAGGTAAATAAGCAGTTTGTCATATTCTATACGATTCAataagttgaaaaagaaaactggtTAATATTCGGTTTCAATCAATGTTAATTaagacaaaatgaaacaaatggaCACACCCATTTGGACACTCGTTTGTAAAAAGAGCAcccaaatcaatcaatcagaaaTTTCTCGCTGAAACTATGCGGCCGTGAGGCAAAATGTCTTTTCAAGTCGAAGACATACACATTTACATACTGACAAACACAATCGTTATATATTAGAGAGATTTCCCATCTCGTTTCGGACAGTGATGTGCATTTTTCCCAAACCTGGAAGAAACTCGTTAAATGTTACCTAATTTCGGACCTATTACGTCCGGTTATCGAGcattaaaaaagcaaaacaattctACGTGCTTTTTAATGATAAGCAGCAGACTTCAGTTTCCCCTTCCACGTTAATCTCTCTAGTATAGTCTAATATAATCTCCCCAATATATCAAACCACATTCTTTAAATTGAATCACAgtcgaaagaaaatttcttattgCTCTAGGGTTATTAACAGTTCTTAAAGCAAAATTCTAATCAATCGCGACGCTCGAATAATTTCTGCCGTCAGAATCTCGAGCAGAATGAGAGATTTAAAGGCGACATTCTAGTGGCAGAATAGTGCATTTTCAGTTGAATTTGAGCTGAACACCGGAAAATCAGTAGCTGTAATGATGTACATAACATTTGCAAAAATCCCGGATCTGCGCGCGAACTTcttaagtatatatatatatccctTCTACTGTATTTTATCAACTCCCCTAATTACTTAGCTTGACACAAATGCACTGAAACGCAAGGTTAACAACAATTTAACACATTCCGTTAAAGAGGTTGACTAGcagtagagttattttcatagagttatgtcgtagagttcgagttaagtttccaaaatcctgaattcaagattttggaaggcctaTATCCTGAATTgagaaatacaaaaagtatcctaaacatgcataaaagctaaccttaggccttatTAGGCTAACAAAagtttagcttttatgaatgttgtgTTCCAAAATCTCAGTGAATttaggattttggaaacttaactctaactctaagaatagctgtccccctcgttaaactacatttttcaaaatgaaaatagATTGATAAGGTTCTTACAGCGTAAAGGCACCGGCTtcaacatttggttcaacatccgttcgattttgttgaatgatgttgaacgatgttgactccTGGGGTGGGGAAACGGTGTCAACACAttatcaacatttgattcaagaGAGCTTCACGAGAGGCCTTGTACtgagtcccaggctgcagccgtgcctgttactatggatacgaaCATGATCCATCAatgagagaccgattagtgcgcacgtgcgtacccaacaatgttgaaagagggggaggggtaggggtaggggtaggggtcAAACGGCTttaacttcattcaacattaaTATTCGCGAAGCAGAGgttgaagccgtttgcccgGGCCTTAAGGCGCGACATGGTTTGGCTCCTCCTTATCACATCTGCTGGTGACCAAATCTGAAGGTCCTTACTGCTTGAGGAACTTTGATGATTCACTTTTAGTAGTTATATACATAaataattgaccgctccccataggggcttttcagggccaatggaaCACAAcaaaacgacggaacagaacaacatcaACTATTAACTAAAGAATCccgactggccggaggcaaaccagttggctatttacaagtgcggctgggaagttgaagcagggactaccagaaattcaacgagtggtcagagcgggtcttgaacccggggtttccggatctcaaggaaagcgccctaaccactgggccacactgtctCGAGAACTAAGTTGCGAGAACTAATTGTAAGGCCCAGGTCAAACGGCGAACTTTACATGAGACGAACTAAACAGAACCAATTAAGTTTATGATAAAATCGACGAACTGTATTAGGATCGACCCACACGTTCTATCAGTCCACCTCAGAGGGATAGAACGCTCGTGTAAAGATCTAGTCTGGGACAAACGTCGGACTACTCATGAGTCCAACTTAATTcataaataggccattttcgaaatatcaaatattccgcttgatagtgaggccgtgaggacaaaaacaatagaacccgttggaataaatgtgaaaattatttacatatccagTTTCCTTTGCCtctgtcctcactgcctcactatcaagctgaattttaaaatattgaaaaagGTCTCTTATAAATTTGTACGATAATGTATATTTAGGCCGCGATATCAAAATATTTATAACAGAGCACGGgttgtcattttgtttttggGCAATCTATTATAAACATTGCGAGTAAGCGAGCAAGGTTGAATTCAACGCCAGTAAATGACGGCGAAGATCTATCGCGCGTGTTTTCCTAAACACGAAATGGGTGTGCGTCATGATTTGCAAAAATCCAACGAACATTAGAGAATTTTTCTCGTGAAAAGAACAGCGGGGTTGTCACTGAGGAATGAATATTCCGCCGAATTTAGAAGATCAGTATTTTCTGCAGTATGGAACGTCGTTTTCTAGAACTGCAAAGCATGTAAACACTTCTTTCGTGTATTCATTTGCGCCGTTTTGCTGGAATCCCGCTGACTGAGAGATTCGCTTTTGCATTTGGTTCGACgtgaagttcgacgtttgacccaacatttttaatttagGTTGACTTAAATTAATTTGGATCGACCCAAACTACCATTCAGTTCGTCTCATGTCAATTTCGACGTTTGGCCTGGGCCTAAGACGTTTGGCGACAGAGCTTTCTTTAAAGTGGGTCCAATACTATCGAACAGTATCCACTGAGGAAACAATTAATTAAAAGAATGCTTTAAAAAAGCTCAAtactttttcttttgcaaaatccAAACTCTCAGACGATTTCAACCAGTCGACAATTTCTCCGGTAACGCTGCTCCCACCCAAGAGCCAGCTGATAACCCATGAACCGGGAGAATTGATGATCTGTGTTCCGTTGTTTACGTTATTTATAACGATTTGTGGTTGCTCATCTCGCAGATTTCGATTTGCAGCCTGGTCGCCTGGTCCTGGCAAAGATTCGTTTTGTATTAGTTGTTTCTGCACTTCAAGTTTAACTGCTACAGCTGTCGTAACTCCGTGCATGACACCTTGAGTCACGATATCTCCCAGGTCTGGCTTGGGTGCATAGATATCTGGCTCTCCTTCTTTCGCGTAGACTGCATGCTCCCTTCCGTCATCCAGTTTCTCGTCGCGATTATACTTGTAGCcatctttcttcatttttctctcAAGGGCAGCAGATTGAACTTCTTGAGAAATGAAAGCAGCCCCACTGCCCATGGCTAGCCCAGAAGTTCCTCCTATAGCCATGGCTGTTTTCACTCCAATTTTCCCCGCTTTGGTCAAAGCTGCTGTCCCTTTCACTGTTCCAACTGTCCCCACTGTAAGAGCGGCGTTGATAAAACAGTTGGCCCATTCTTCCCTGTGGTCAACTTCAACTTTTTCTCCACgcaaaaatttttcaaaagccGTTCCAGCGTACGGAACGATCCCACCGGAACTGGCTGCACCTATACCGCCTTCCTTCCAGAGATCACCCCAGGAGATGCCATGTGTCCCACGCTTAGCATCTTCATCAACAATTCTGTTAACACCAGACGCGAAACCGTTCAATGCTCCGGATAATGGATTAGGGGCACCATAGGTAGCAGCTTGAACCGCTATCCTCCCTACCTGTAACAAGCTGCTAATTGCGGTGGCTCCAAACTTTTCTCCGTTTTTGCAAGCTTCCTTTTTAAATTTAGTTGCTTTATCAGTCTCGCCAACCATTGTACAGACTCCTGAAAATAGCACAAGACTTCCCGCCTTCCCCGCAGTTGCAAGGAAACTGTCGCTTTCCCAATTATCCCACCTCCTACGAGCTGCAGCTGTATCGCCCGTAATGGCATCCCCAATACTTTGGACTGACCTGACAACTTCATCTATAACGGGAATTTTAGTCATTGTCGTAACCTAGGGAAAAATTTCAAACGGATGAGCTCAGCAATGGTACTTTAcggaaacgaaaaaaaaaaaagctaaggACAAAAGACAAAACTGTAGTGGAGACTATTCCGGCCTCGCCCAACCGTTCATTGTTTTTGAAGTGCCAGATCAATTACAAATGAAATAAACAGACAGGCCGTGTTtttacgagcggtttttcaggtcccttagcgagtgacaaccgaaaagtccgtgaaaacagttcctttcccaactcgcttaaagtaaAGCAAGTcagcaaatttcaatagaattattattgaatttgcaattactttcggccaatgaggagtcgcttgcgattattcaaatcggaaatacaacgggcgtgcttttaaaattatttttgtggtaGTTCACTTGGGTGCTTTCGattttagatcttaaaatccggATCTTCGCATTTCCAATCTAACGCAAAATCCGAAATCGGATTTCGAAACggattttgttttttgaaatccttacccgacatggatttccaattagTGAATCTGCGATAAAAttcgttttcagattttgtgttcgactggaaatccgaagatccagattttaagatctaaatctgAATTCCCCAATCGAAAGCACTCTttataagtgcactacacactat containing:
- the LOC138042263 gene encoding uncharacterized protein, whose translation is MTKIPVIDEVVRSVQSIGDAITGDTAAARRRWDNWESDSFLATAGKAGSLVLFSGVCTMVGETDKATKFKKEACKNGEKFGATAISSLLQVGRIAVQAATYGAPNPLSGALNGFASGVNRIVDEDAKRGTHGISWGDLWKEGGIGAASSGGIVPYAGTAFEKFLRGEKVEVDHREEWANCFINAALTVGTVGTVKGTAALTKAGKIGVKTAMAIGGTSGLAMGSGAAFISQEVQSAALERKMKKDGYKYNRDEKLDDGREHAVYAKEGEPDIYAPKPDLGDIVTQGVMHGVTTAVAVKLEVQKQLIQNESLPGPGDQAANRNLRDEQPQIVINNVNNGTQIINSPGSWVISWLLGGSSVTGEIVDWLKSSESLDFAKEKVLSFFKAFF